Genomic DNA from Enterococcus saccharolyticus subsp. saccharolyticus:
AAGAAATATATGATTTATTGCCAGATGTGACTAAATTTCGACGTGAATTGCATCAAATTCCTGAATTGGGATTAGAAGAAGTGCAAACTGCTGACTATTTACGCAAAAAACTAGCTTCTTTTGGCATTACAGAAGTTTACCCGATGATTGAGACAGGAACTGTTGCGGTGTTGCGGAGTGTCGTTCCTGGCAAAACGATTGCCTTTCGGACAGATATTGATGCCTTACCGGTGACGGAAGAGACAGGTGTCGACTTTGCTTCTCAAACACTTGGAAAAATGCATGCATGCGGTCATGATGGCCACATGGCGACGATGTTAGGCTTTGCCAAATATTTAAGTCAGCATCCTGAAGCCTATCGTGGGACAATCGTTTTAATCTTCCAACCAGCCGAAGAAGGGCCAGGCGGTGCTCAGTTGATGATTGATGCAGGATTGATTACAACTTATAATATTGAGCAAATTGTTGGCTTACATGTTTTTCCTGACTTTGCAGAAGGAGTCATTGCTTGTCGCCCTGGGGCAATGATGGCGCGTAATGGTGAAGTATCTATTCAAATTAAAGGGCGAAGTGCTCACGGCGCACAGCCTCAACAAGGCGCCGATGCGATTTTAGCTGCTTCAGCAGTCATTCAAGGACTGCATAGTATTATTTCTCGCAATATTAGCCCGATGGAAAGCGCAGTGTTAACTTTTGGCAAGATTAGCGGTGGTGAAGCAATGAATATTATTGCAGGCCAAGTCAATATAGAAGGTACGATGCGAGCGTTTGATGATGCAGTGTATGATCGCATGACTGAGCGTATCGCCATACTCGCAAAAGAAATTGCGAAAGGATACGATTGTGAAGCAGAAGTGATTTTTAACCATATGTACCGTGTTGTTGAAAATGACGCAGCGATGGTAACTGCTCTTGAAAAAGTAGCTGGGGATGCCTACCAAGAAACCCCACCTTATATGTTGGCTGAAGATTTCTCGATGTATCAACAAGTTGTACCAGGGATGTTTTTCTTTGTAGGTACAAGAAATGAAGCAAAAGGCTACATTCATCCTTTGCACAACGGCAAAATGCAGTTCGACGAAAAAAATCTTTTAAATGGTATTGCTTGTTACGTCGGATTGATTCAAGAATTAACTAATTAATTGATAGAAAAGAGGAACAATCATGAATATCCCATTTTTTAAAATGCAAGGGACTGGAAATGATTTTATTGTGATTAACAATATGGAATTGAAACTTTTTGGAGAACAACTCGCCCAATTAGCTAAACGTGTTTGCCAACATCGAATTTCTGTTGGTTCGGATGCAGTGATGGCCGTTGATTTTCCTGAACATACAGGTGATTTCCGCATGCGTTTTTATAATGCAGATGGGACTGAAGCAGAAATGTGTGGCAATGGTGCACGCTGTATTGCGCGTTATGCTTATGAAAAAGGTCTTGCGAAAGAAGAAATGACAATAGAAACGGTTGCCGGAGATGTCCAAGCGTGGCGTTTGGATGAACGATTGTATAAAGTTCAGCTAAATGAACCGACAACCGTGGCATTTGATTGTGAATTTTCGGAAAATCCCGAACTAGTTATTGATTACGTGGAACTTGGAAATCCAGGGATTCCTCATTTGGTGGTACACTATCCTAATTTAGCAACCACTGAATTGGCGGATCTTCGTGATTTAGCCAAAAAATTGCGCTTTTGGGAAAAGTTATCTAAAGGAGCAAATGTTAATTTTTATGAATTAACGAATCAAGAGGTTATTGTGCGGACGTTTGAACGTGGTGTGGAAGATTTTACTTTAGCTTGTGGCACAGGTTCGGGTTCCACTGCCTACGCTTTAAGAAAAAGACAGCTGATTGAGCAAGATCCCATTGTTCTGAATGTTTTAGGTGGAGTCTTAAAAGTAGAAGTTTCAGATCAGGCATTAAATCTGATTGGTGATACCAATATTGTTATTGAAGGGATCATTCGAGACGAAGATTTAGTATTATAGCGAGGATAAATCAATTCTGTTTTAAAGAATTGATTTATCTTTTTGTATGAATGTTCAGAATTTTGTAAAAATAGGGGGGCATCTATTGGCAGTTAAAGTGAAAGACATCTATAAAAGGATTCAAGAAAATAACAATAACATTGAGTTATTAGCGGGTGAAGGGGGAATGAGTAATTTAATTGATTGGTTTCACTTTGTAGAAGGTGTGGAAACCACGGGATTTTTAGAAGGACGCGAAATCATTATCGTTACTGGAATTGCCTTGAAAGAAAAAGGAAATACGCTGATTGAAATAATGCAAAAGGCGCTAGAAAAAGGTGCTTCCGCAATTATTGTCAATGTGGGGCGCCACATTTTAAGCATTGATTCAGATATGATTGATTTTTGTAATGAGCATAGTTTCCCCTTATTTACGCTCCCTTGGGAAGTCTACATGTCGAATGTTGCGAAAATCATCGCTCAAGAAGTACAAAACAATTACAAACGAAAAAATGAGTTAGTTTCTTCATTTAAAAATGCCATTTTCTTTCCA
This window encodes:
- a CDS encoding M20 metallopeptidase family protein, with the translated sequence MKITQEIYDLLPDVTKFRRELHQIPELGLEEVQTADYLRKKLASFGITEVYPMIETGTVAVLRSVVPGKTIAFRTDIDALPVTEETGVDFASQTLGKMHACGHDGHMATMLGFAKYLSQHPEAYRGTIVLIFQPAEEGPGGAQLMIDAGLITTYNIEQIVGLHVFPDFAEGVIACRPGAMMARNGEVSIQIKGRSAHGAQPQQGADAILAASAVIQGLHSIISRNISPMESAVLTFGKISGGEAMNIIAGQVNIEGTMRAFDDAVYDRMTERIAILAKEIAKGYDCEAEVIFNHMYRVVENDAAMVTALEKVAGDAYQETPPYMLAEDFSMYQQVVPGMFFFVGTRNEAKGYIHPLHNGKMQFDEKNLLNGIACYVGLIQELTN
- the dapF gene encoding diaminopimelate epimerase; translation: MNIPFFKMQGTGNDFIVINNMELKLFGEQLAQLAKRVCQHRISVGSDAVMAVDFPEHTGDFRMRFYNADGTEAEMCGNGARCIARYAYEKGLAKEEMTIETVAGDVQAWRLDERLYKVQLNEPTTVAFDCEFSENPELVIDYVELGNPGIPHLVVHYPNLATTELADLRDLAKKLRFWEKLSKGANVNFYELTNQEVIVRTFERGVEDFTLACGTGSGSTAYALRKRQLIEQDPIVLNVLGGVLKVEVSDQALNLIGDTNIVIEGIIRDEDLVL